In Chromatiaceae bacterium, the DNA window AGGTGCCCGTCTCCGGCGCCGTCATCGTCACCACACCTCAGGATATTGCCCTGCTGGATGCCCGCAAGGGCCTCAAGATGTTCCAGAAGGTGGAGGTGCCAGTACTGGGCATCGTCGAGAACATGAGCACCCACATCTGCTCCCAGTGTGGTCACGAGGAGCACATCTTCGGGTCCGGTGGTGGCCAATCCATGGCCGACCAATATGGCATCGATCTCCTCGGCTCCCTGCCGCTGGACATCGCCATCCGCGTTGAGACTGATAGCGGTAAGCCCACGGTTGTGGCCCAGCCCGAGTCTCGTATCACCGAGATTTACCGCGAGATCGCCCGCAAGACGGCAGCCAAGCTGTCCCTCCAGGCCAAGGATTACGCCGCCAAGTTCCCGCGCATCGTGATCCAGAACAATTGATCGGTTCGGAATGGTCCCGGCGATCGAGATAGAGGCCTATTGCGACGCCCTACTGGGGTCGCGGGACTTTGATGACTACTGTCCCAATGGGCTTCAGGTCGAGGGCACCCGGCCCATTCGTCGCCTGGTCTCCGGCGTGACGGCCAGCCTGGCCCTGATCGAGGCGGCCAGCGCGGCGGAGGCGGATGCCATCCTGGTCCATCATGGCTGGTTCTGGAAGGGGGAGGCCCCCTGCCTGACCGGCCTCAGGGGCCGCCGGGCGCGGGCCCTGATGGCGTCGGGGGCCAGTCTCCTTGCCTATCACCTGCCCCTGGATGCCCATGGGGAGTTGGGTAATAACCGCCAGTTGGCCCGGTTGCTGGGTATCGCGGCCCCGGAGCCTACCGGGGCTGGCCGTGGTCTGGTATGGCGCGGCCAACTGGCCCGGCCTTTGTCGGGAGATGCCTTTGCCGAGCAGGTGGCGGTCGCTCTCGGGCGGCCGCCTTTGCATATCCCGGTACGGAACCGCCCCCTGGCATCAATTGCCTGGTGCAGCGGTGCCGCCCAGGGCTTTATCGAGGAGGCGGCGGCCCTGGGCATCGATGCCTACCTCAGCGGCGAGATCTCCGAGCAGACTACCCACCTAGCCAGGGAACTGGGCATCGATTATTTCGCCGCCGGTCATCACGCCACGGAGCGCCTGGGGGTCCAGGCCTTGGGCGCGCACCTGGCGGCTTACTTCGGCCTTGAGCACCATTTTCTGGACATCGACAACCCGGCCTGAGGGGGCCGGGACTCGGCCCCTACCCCAAAATTACCTATTACCATCCCAAGGCATACCTTGACCCATTGGGGACGATGGGTGAGAATTCCCCGTCGGTTTTCGTTGCTTCGACGGAGTGGGATTTTTGCCTTCTCGAACGGGTGCCGTTTCCATCGCGGAGGCGAACCCGCCGAGTCAACCGGGGGTTGTAATAAAAGATGAGCGCACAAGGCGTTGACAAGAACCGGCGGCGCGTATTAATCGCCGCTACTAGCGTGGTTGGGGCCGTGGGCGCTGGCTTTGTAGCCGTCCCCTTCCTCAGCTACTGGAATCCCAGCGCCAAGGCCCGCGCGGCCGGCGCTCCCGTCGAGGCGGATATTGGCAAGCTCGAGCCGGGTGCCCTGCTGCGCGTCAAGTGGCGCGGCAAGCCCGTCTGGATCGTCAGCCGTACCGAACCCATGCTGGCCAGCCTGCCCGAGCTCAATGCGTCCCTGACGGACCCGAACTCGACCGTACCCCAGCAGCCCCTCTACTGTCAGAACGAACACCGCTCCATCAAGCCCCAGTATCTCGTAGCCATCGGCATCTGCACCCACCTGGGGTGCTCACCGACCTACCGACCCGACGTCGCCCCCGATGATTTAGGTCCCAAATGGCTGGGCGGGTTTTTCTGCGCCTGCCACGGTTCCCGCTTCGACTTGGCTGGCCGGGTCTTCAAGGGTTCGCCAGCCCCTACCAATCTGGTCATTCCCAAGCATAAATTCGTGTCCGATTCCGTCATAGTGGTGGGTGAAGACGGAGGAGCCGCCTGATGAGCACTGAAACCACATCCCCGGGCTTCCTCGGCTGGGTTGACAAGCGCTTTCCCCTGACCAAGGTCTGGAACGAGCATCTTGCCCAGTACTATGCCCCCAAGAATTTCAATTTCTGGTATTTCTTTGGCTCCCTGGCCATGCTGGTGCTGGTCATCCAGCTTCTGACCGGGATCTGGCTGGCCATGAACTACAAGCCCTCGGCGACGGAGGCCTTCGCCTCCGTCGAGTACATCATGCGCGATGTCAACTGGGGCTGGCTGATCCGCTACATCCACTCCACCGGGGCCTCGGCCTTTTTCATCGTCGTTTATCTCCACATGTTCCGGGCCCTGATGTACGGCTCTTACCGTAAGCCCCGCGAGCTGCTCTGGATCCTCGGCATCGTTATCTATCTGGCCATGATGGCCACGGCCTTCTTTGGCTACCTGCTGCCCTGGGGCCAGATGTCCTATTGGGGTGCCCAGGTCATCGTCAACCTCTTCGCCGCCGTCCCCAGCGTGGGCGAGGACCTCTCGGTGTGGGTGCGGGGTGATTACGTTATCTCCGATACCACCCTCAACCGCTTCTTTGCTTTCCACTTCGTGGTGCCCTTCCTGCTGGCGGCCCTGGTCTTCATCCACATCGTGGCCCTGCACAAGGTGGGCTCCAACAACCCCGATGGCATTGAGATCAAAGAGAAAAAGGACGCGAACGGCATCCCCCTGGATGGCATTCCCTTCCACCCCTACTACACGGTCAAGGATATTGCCGGCATAGCCGTTTTTCTCGCTTTCTTCTCGGTTATCGTCTTCTTTATCCCGGACTTTTTCGGCCTCTTCCTGGAAGGTCCGAACTTCCAGCCGGCCAACCCCCTGCAGACCCCGGCGCATATCGCCCCGGTCTGGTATTTCACCCCCTTCTACGCCATGTTGCGGGCCGTGCCGCCCATGTTTGGTTCCCAGTTCCCTGGCGTCGTGGTCATGTTTGGGGCCATCATCATCATGTTCTTCCTGCCCTGGCTGGATCGCAGCCCCGTCAAGTCCATCCGCTACAAGGGCATCATCTCCAAGGTCGCCCTAGGCATCTTTGCCGTCAGTTTCGTTGTCCTGGCTTATCTGGGCATGCAGCCCTCGACGCCAATCGCGACCTTCATGGCACAGGTATTCACGGTCCTGTACTTCCTGTTTTTCCTCTTGATGCCGATTTACTCCAAGCTGGACAAAACCTTGCCGGTTCCGGAGAGGGTGACGAAATGAGAAAGCTGATTCTTGCCTCCGTCCTGTTTCTGGCCCCCCTCTTGGCGTCGGCGTCAAGCGAAGGTGTTGCTCTGCAGGCTGCCAACATCGACCTCCATGACAAAGCGTCCCTGCAACGCGGAGCCGGGCACTTCGTCAATTACTGCATGGGCTGTCACTCGCTGCAATACATGCGTTACAACCGCATGGCCGAGGATTTGGATATTGACGACACCACCCTGCGTCAGAATCTGATCTTCACCGGCGCCAAGCCCGGCGATCTCATGATCTCGTCCATGAGTCCGGAGAACGCCGCCAAGTGGTTGGATATCGCGGTGCCCGATCTGACCCTGGTCACCCGCTGGCGGTCCCCGGACTGGGTTTACAGCTATCTCAAGAGCTTCTATGCCGATCCGACCCGCCCCTATGGTGTCAATAACCTGGTGTTCCCGCAGGTCGGCATGCCGAATGTCCTGGCGGGCCTCCAGGGGGTCCAGCAGCCGAAGTTCGAGGATCACAAGAGCGCCGACGGCCAGGTCGTCCAGAGGGTCGTAGGGATCGAACATGCGGTAGGCGGCACCCTGTCGCCAGAGGAGTTCGACACCTTTGCCCGCGATCTGACGGCCTTCCTGGCCTATGCCGGCGAACCCATGAAGCTGGAGCGCCAGAAGTTGGGTATCTACGTCCTCATCTTCCTCGCCCTCTTCTTCGTCGTGGCCTACGCCCTGAAGAAGGAGTATTGGAAAGACGTCCACTGACCCGGGTACCGGGCCGGCGCTCCCAGGCGCGGGCCCCGGACCCTGAAGGGATGACCAGCCCCGCGCTCGCGGGGCTTTTTGCCGATGGACCCGGTGCTAATCCGCGACCGCCAATCCGGAATCTCGGCTATAATCAGCCCCTGTAAAAAATCGGGGCTCCGCGCGAGGGGCTTTCCTTCGTTGGAGCAAAGGACAAATATCCGTGGGTACGAACCGAAGATCCGTGATGACTCTCTTCTCAGACCCCGCTTGCCCCTTCTGCCATCGTGTCCGTATTGTCCTTGCCGAAAAGGGCATCGCGGTGGAAGTCGTTGACGTGGACGCCCAGCATCTCCCCGAGGAGGTGATGGACTTCAACCCCTACGGCACGGTGCCCACCCTTGTCGATCGCGAACTGC includes these proteins:
- a CDS encoding cytochrome c1, with amino-acid sequence MRKLILASVLFLAPLLASASSEGVALQAANIDLHDKASLQRGAGHFVNYCMGCHSLQYMRYNRMAEDLDIDDTTLRQNLIFTGAKPGDLMISSMSPENAAKWLDIAVPDLTLVTRWRSPDWVYSYLKSFYADPTRPYGVNNLVFPQVGMPNVLAGLQGVQQPKFEDHKSADGQVVQRVVGIEHAVGGTLSPEEFDTFARDLTAFLAYAGEPMKLERQKLGIYVLIFLALFFVVAYALKKEYWKDVH
- the petA gene encoding ubiquinol-cytochrome c reductase iron-sulfur subunit; this encodes MSAQGVDKNRRRVLIAATSVVGAVGAGFVAVPFLSYWNPSAKARAAGAPVEADIGKLEPGALLRVKWRGKPVWIVSRTEPMLASLPELNASLTDPNSTVPQQPLYCQNEHRSIKPQYLVAIGICTHLGCSPTYRPDVAPDDLGPKWLGGFFCACHGSRFDLAGRVFKGSPAPTNLVIPKHKFVSDSVIVVGEDGGAA
- a CDS encoding Nif3-like dinuclear metal center hexameric protein, which codes for MVPAIEIEAYCDALLGSRDFDDYCPNGLQVEGTRPIRRLVSGVTASLALIEAASAAEADAILVHHGWFWKGEAPCLTGLRGRRARALMASGASLLAYHLPLDAHGELGNNRQLARLLGIAAPEPTGAGRGLVWRGQLARPLSGDAFAEQVAVALGRPPLHIPVRNRPLASIAWCSGAAQGFIEEAAALGIDAYLSGEISEQTTHLARELGIDYFAAGHHATERLGVQALGAHLAAYFGLEHHFLDIDNPA
- a CDS encoding cytochrome b N-terminal domain-containing protein — encoded protein: MSTETTSPGFLGWVDKRFPLTKVWNEHLAQYYAPKNFNFWYFFGSLAMLVLVIQLLTGIWLAMNYKPSATEAFASVEYIMRDVNWGWLIRYIHSTGASAFFIVVYLHMFRALMYGSYRKPRELLWILGIVIYLAMMATAFFGYLLPWGQMSYWGAQVIVNLFAAVPSVGEDLSVWVRGDYVISDTTLNRFFAFHFVVPFLLAALVFIHIVALHKVGSNNPDGIEIKEKKDANGIPLDGIPFHPYYTVKDIAGIAVFLAFFSVIVFFIPDFFGLFLEGPNFQPANPLQTPAHIAPVWYFTPFYAMLRAVPPMFGSQFPGVVVMFGAIIIMFFLPWLDRSPVKSIRYKGIISKVALGIFAVSFVVLAYLGMQPSTPIATFMAQVFTVLYFLFFLLMPIYSKLDKTLPVPERVTK